The genomic stretch ATGATTTTGAAATGCCACTACTTGATTTAAAGTAAATGCTTTCCTAGTTTTTACTCATTATTTTAGAATCTCTAGAAGTAAAGCATATCCTTTCTGTTATCTGATCAGGACTCGGAATTGCTCTGATTTGATAACTGAATTCTCCTAAATTCCAAGTCGGCTTTACAGTCACATGAATTGTACTTTGGTAGGGTTCCTCAAAGTCCAGACATCTACAATGAAATAACGTGTGGAACTTCAGGATTTTAAATTGTCTGAGTGAAGCCTGCAAACAACTTTCTGCCCTCAAGAAAAGATATAAAAGTTAATATAAATGCCATTGTAAGACCAAGAAGCTCTGGCTAGTAACCTTGCAATGTTGCACTGTTCCATTGTGtaactgtatttaatttctgctcCATTGCTCTTTGGGCTGGGGCATTTTATCAGCAGTAGTCAGCTTGGCTCCCCATGAAAAGCCAGCatatttctttggcttttctgaCAGAATGTAGAAAAACTGATAAAAAGCGGGAGGCCAAGACACGTTTCTGGTGTCTGCAATGCCCCCAGAGGTCCAGGATAAGGGATTTCTGCTGAAGCTTCCTCTGTACCTTGTCATAAATACAGCTTGATGGGATCTGTTAGTATTTAGTATTTTCCAAGTACAGCTGCCAGGTAAAACTATTTATTCAAGTACTTCAGTGTGCTAACTGTAAAGCATGCCTTTGCTGCCTACCCAAAGAGTCTGTGTGGTTTGATTTACAGATGATGGCGTTACACTGATTAGATGCCTGTTATGGGGTGAGCGCCCGGTAGATAGCAGGGCTTGGATGTGAACAAACTCGCATGAGACCAAGTTTTCTGGCAAAAGAGAGTGGCAAAATGTGAAATAAGGAGTACGGCTGCTGCCCTTGTCCTTATAGCTATGCCTGCTGTTTCTTGTGGGGGCTGCTGTCTGAGTATACATCTGGATCATTTGTCCATGGAGTTCCGGATGTGGGCAGTATTCTGAAGCTGGGTAACACAGtgctttccccttcctcacGGACCTCTCCCAGCTGTCTCCTCTCACAGCTAGTGCAGGTTCAGTCTTCGCTGCATGACATACATTGGTGATTGCATGCATGGAAATTTTGGCtagcaaaggcagcagctgcctacTTGCTTAGAGGTATCAATTTTAATAAACCTATAGCACCTGGTTTCCATATgcttattttcagcttttagaGGAAATCCAAAAGAGTGAATTTTATCAAAACCCCCTTAAAAACGATTTGACTGCGAATAGCCTTGGGAAACAGTTGTTCTCTCTCCACAGAAGTGAGGAGCAGCCAGGGTACTTTTAATGCCATAGAAAACAGAAGCTATCTTTTGGGGGGGTTCATGACAAAGTGTCAGGATTGAAGACTGTTTAGGACCAAGTTTTCATGTTCCAGCTAACTGGTCAATAGGTTTCAGTTCACCCTATATTTTGTATAATGTTTTTTTCGTCAGTTCCATTGATGTTGCTGAACATTTTACCTTGAatcagagcagagctgaagacATCACACTTACAGAGGATTACGAAAGCAATATACTTCTCTGTGATAGAAACTTTGGTGAGAGAAGTTGAGAAATTAGAAATATTCCATAAGGAAAAGTGTGTTTGTGTGGAAAAATTTGTACAGTCTGAGTGCTTTCCAGACGTGAAAAAAGTGTGTGCATTATTgaaagtgtgtgtgtttcaCACTTGTGCTGATTGGCCTGTCATACTGTCTTATGCTTAAGTTTTAGTGTAAGTACTCTAAGTAATATAATATGATATTGGAGACTGAGAATCAAAccaaacattttctgctttttactgAATTAGCTAGaattgtttgttgtttgttccATTTGAGGTATGGGATATGTtacaatcttttaaaaaatatgtgaaaaattaggaaattgATAAATACGTGTTTCAAAAATTCAGGCAGATGAAGCATCagaaattctgtgtttattCAGATGAAGAACCAGATGCACTAAGAAAACAGAGCTTCTTTGACAGCAGCATCTTAATGAGCAGTAGGAGTCCTGTGGCTGATCACAACTCTGCGAGTGTAAATGGAGACAAGTCTGCGCTGCGTGAAGATGCTTACTGTTTTGAGCATGACTGTTTTGGAGATGAGGAGAATGCTGTAGATATGATTGGTAGGGTTTGCCATAGATAAACAGAATTAGcttctttccaaatatttttattcttacaggaaaacaaacaggatAGAATGAAAGTGATTGCTTTCAAACATAAATCctatattttttgttgttttcatacttttttttacttgtcACTAAATCTATGATCACTTAGACATTGCCacataaaattgttttaaaggatataaattatttaaaattaaaggaatttGATTTATACCTAATATTTAACagtttaatttatattttcagaggTGATATACTGCAGCATTTTTATCCTTATTGTTGTAATAACAAAGGCAGCAAAGTAGCTTCTACATCTATGTGGTTTAGAGTATTTATGTAAATctttatttatacttttaaacCAGTATCAGTATTctacttttcaaagaaaaggtgGAAATCTCAGAAGTAAGACTAACGTTCCCGTTTTTGTACTGCTGAAGACAGCTGTACTGTTGACAGCCATCTGTGGAAGCTGAGCTTATTTTAGTTTGCAGAGAATTAACCTTAAATAATTAACATTAGGCTGTATCAGACTAATTTATAACTACTGAGACTTAGAATGATTAAAACTATCCATTTTGTATTTAAGAAATCCTGTTGAGGGATGAGCAAAATGGTCTGGATAAAGACATTCTTGATATGAAGGAAGAACATCCTTTGTCACAAGGTCTGCCAGAGAACAGCATAGCCAGTGAGTCTGCAGTGTCTGCTCTGTCTTACACAAACCCTCTGTATTAATGCCTAAAGTTACTCACATTCAGCTCTGTATAATATCTGGagcctttctcttttgttcctttcctttatttttttttctaatatccatCCACCATTTTAGGTACAATTTAATTTGACCTAGGGATTCCAGATCTGTAATGTGACATTGCTTAGAAACACTTTTATGTGACATCCTGTTGGATACGCTGTTGATCCACCCTGCTGCTTAGGCAGTACGATAAGGCTTTTGTAGGGGAAAGGAAACTGAACAAGGGTATGCTGTGACTTTGAACTTTACCTATGAGTATTTCTGGCTTCatatttcagcagcaaatgaCACTTCAGTAGTTCATAAAGTTCCTAGTCGTCTTTTGGTTTGACATTggtgaaagaaataatttttttgaaaagtatttctggaaatttttttatatcttaAATCCTTATACCCCCATCACACTGTTACTTTAAAACTGAGAATTCTGGAACAGCTTTGAAGTGAAACAGTGGCACTTGCCTTTCCTTGCACTAGTCCTGCTACTACCTGTTCCTTTTATGTTGACAGAGATGCCCACACTGCCATGCAGTTTCCTGGAACTGGAAACAGATACATATTGAAAATAACCACTTTTCTccccaaacatttttcattggGTGGGTTTTTCTACCAGTTCTTCCGTCTGTTCCACCACCCGGTCATACAGGTTCTGGTGTCAGCAAAGGGAAATGTGTAgtgcagaagcagagacagTTATTACTGGTTAAGGTGATTGTGAGATCATAGATAAAATCACAGTTTTCTAATTCTGATcctttttgtctgctttcattCTTTGTTGTGAGATTAAGAAATTTTTCCAtcttgtaaacttttttttaatttggattatttgctgggttttcttACAGTTGAGTCCAGCTGCACAGACACCACCATTAAGGAAGTAAGTCATCTAATGAATGTAACAATGCCTTCATTGATGGAACACGATGGATTTGTGCTTGAGCCAGTTGATGATACAGGTCAGAACTTGACCGGTTTCTTGTTGAATGTTTGCACTAActagctttcattttcttcttgttggAACAAAACAGGTTATTCCCACTTTAGATTTCATTGGCTCCTACTGTCATAGTTCTATTTTATGGTAACTATTACACAAACCAATATCAGGTATTCACCTGATCTGCCCAAATCTCTGCTGACAGTTTCTTCTGCGTACCAAATCAAGTTTCCTTGCTCTTCAGTTCTGCTAACAGTGCAAGCGTGGGCTGTTCATGAATGTTACTGAGGTTTCAGCCAAAGAACTTCTACTGTTAGTGACACATCAGTGATTTTTATGTGTAAAATAACAATCTTAAAACTTTCAGGCCTttgtaaaattctgttttgcaaacTTTTAACTTTAATAAGATccaataagaaaaatatttaatttcttctgtaagtAAATTTAAATGTCACCCATCGTGTTGGTGGCTGCTAGCAAATAAACAAGTTCATGTtgacattaatatttaaaatactggaattttCCAGTCTGCTAAAATAATATTCAATAAGTTACAGCTATATAACCAATCCATGTCTTTCTGTCATGTTTACTATGTACATCTAAATTAAATTCCTAAAGGATTAAACTGACAAATACAGATATTAATTATGAGGTAATGAAACCTGTTGAGTACATCAGCAGTTCTTGGAACAATGACCTTCCTGATGGATTAAAGACAGCTTACTCAATTTTGTTGGTATATCTTGTGTTCTCATTAAGTCCTCACATTCCTGGTTCTTTAGTATGGTAGTCATATGTCTTCCATAACTAAACACATGAATTTCCTGTACAAGGATACAAAGAGTATACTTTATGAAAAATTTTGGAGAAACGGCACATGCACTTGTACTTTGATTTTCAAGTCTATGTGGTGTTTCAGGAGGTCAGCAGCCTGTCCCTTTGAttcacagtgctttttttttatgcctaAGTGTTCTGTGACTAGACcttcttagatatttttttttaaatacttgttcTATGTAGCTATgacccagaggaaaaaaaataaaagaaagaggaagttGCTTGTGGATGTAGGGAAGGAACTCAGCTGTAACACTATATACAACCAACTTAACAACTGCACGGACATTCTTACTACATTAGACCTTGcacccccaacaaaaaaaacaatgATGTGGAAGAAATCAGGAGGTGTGGATAAAATCCTGTTCCATGCTACACAGCCTGTGGTTCATGCTGATCTGCAAATGGTAAAGATCAATTTCTTGTAGGTTTTAATGTCACTGTATAGATTATGGGACTGTTGCACACCTAGGGTCTAACTGAGAGACATTTTGCAGACTTGGTTTCATGTGAACTCCTAGTAAACTGCAGGTGCGTAGCATCACTGAAAGTATTGTTTTGCAGTAAAGTTCAGTTGGATACCTGATGATTATTTGCAAACTCACCACTAATTGCTTCATCAGAAAGACAGTCTGTAGAGCTCGCAACTTTTATCTCTAGCACTCCAACAACAGGTGAAACACGACAAAGTTGAAAGCTGATGTTTCATTTCACATACTGGCACCTGACTGTACACTAATACACAACTATTTAGATTTCTGtcaatttcttttctgctttctactttattattttccgttttgtttctgctctgtaaTCAATATGAGACCACATCTTTCCTCTATGTTTACTTTAAAGTACATCAGGCATGAACATTATTCTTATGATATTGTTAATGGCTTTAGAAAATCAGTATGCCAATTTGTTTTGCACTtgccagctggagagcagccagaGACTTGCTTTTCAGAGGACCAAGAGGTTCCTGATTGCTGATCATTTTGGCTAGCAGGGTGGGCCAGACCACCCTTTCCTGTGGCTGTGCACCTTACTGGTCTTTTTTGCACAAGACAGTTTTATGGAAATACTATCTATCAAAGCCTCTTGTGTCCCTACGTAGTATCTGACAGATCATTCAAAGAAGCTGTAAGTTTAGAGCTGGTGATAAGATAAAAAAGAGCTCAACAGGCACACAAGGTGATAGGGAATAACAACGGTGTGACCTGTGTGCAGCAGCCTTACGTTAATTGCACTCTTTCTTCTGTTGTGTGGCTTGGAGAGATCTGGGAGGCAGGGTCTCCAGgcaaacagctctgcaggttCATTATAGCAGCACAGCTTCACCACTTAGAGTCGAGGTGCAGAATTACAACTTGCTCTTTATGAGGATGAAAAATACTCATATACCAGTACATGGGGAGAGAAATCCACACACATAACTGCAGATATTCTTTTTTCATCCTTGCTTACTGGCTTCAAGGAAAAATGATCCAAGCTGTCCCTTAGTTATTTCTTCATGAAGTTTGCTGACAAagttgaagctgcagaaggCTATTCCAGATTTTCAGGATTACTTGATTCAAATATCTGAATTCTGGGTTGCAGCAATTGATATACAGCTTGTATTTCAGTTGTTTGCAAAATGCTTCAAGAGTCACAGATTTAAcatgagaagaaaaggaatacaGAGGGAgtctgaaatggaagaaacaagaaaagagcaAGATACCACAGGTAATATTTTAGTTCTGTTGTTGCAGAATTAGCtgttagaaaatgttttctgttttacataACGTTTGAGAGACATGTGCACAGTGTTTGTGTGCAGTGTTCTATAAATCAAAGGCCAAGAAAGTTAAATGTTAAGGAAAGTGGctgttaattatttaaaataaaaatgaaaagtttttttgtttttgtaagtactttgctgttcttttgttCCTTAGATCAGAAACTGAATGgaagtctttttcttccttgtggcATAAGGAAGTATTTTTGGTTTCAGCTTTGGTTTCTGTAATTGTCTACCAAACTACCAgatttggtggtggtggttttttttaaaaaaagcttctcACTTGTTCTGAGTGTAATCAAACTGCTCTCTAGATTTCCAAATTCATGTAAATAACTTCCGTTTGTAACCTAAAGATTGTGTTTTGGTTAATATCAAGCAAGAAGAAATGTTCCATTTTAGATCTGAGAGGGTGATGTATCTGCTTTTACTCCACTGCTCTGCCACAAGTATAATCTGTATGTCTGCCCCACAAGTTAATCAACAAAAGCACCTCTTGCAAGTCCATAAAGGTCAACTTTTAGAAAAGGAGAAACTCTCTTGGAAGGTGATTCTTATTCCACGGTCCTATTGGgaataatatttattctgtatttactCATTCTGTCCCTTTCTTTCAAAGATTGCTAGCTAGGGtgtgagttttgtttttcagtgttgtttgtttgtttttttaaggacagTGATTCACAGTAATTGCCTCTTAAAccttgtttttttattaatacagaGATGCTGATAGTAGAAGAGCCAAGTTACCTGCAGGAATCAGCTCATTCAGAGACTGAGAGAAAAACTAGAAATGATTTGTTTATGTTGACAtcacagaataacagaaaagaaactcatGATAACTGTGGTGAAATGATAGTGAGCAGTTTCCATAAATTTTAGAGACCTA from Falco rusticolus isolate bFalRus1 chromosome 10, bFalRus1.pri, whole genome shotgun sequence encodes the following:
- the RAD21L1 gene encoding LOW QUALITY PROTEIN: double-strand-break repair protein rad21-like protein 1 (The sequence of the model RefSeq protein was modified relative to this genomic sequence to represent the inferred CDS: substituted 1 base at 1 genomic stop codon), coding for MFYLHLLINKRGPLAKIWLAAHWERKLTKAHVFECNLETTVEKIISPKFTIALRTSGHLLLGVVRIYHRKVKYLLADCGEALTKMKTAFRPGLVDLPEENFEADYLSITLPEEFHDFEMPLLDLNSIDVAEHFTLNQSRAEDITLTEDYESNILLCDRNFDEEPDALRKQSFFDSSILMSSRSPVADHNSASVNGDKSALREDAYCFEHDCFGDEENAVDMIEILLRDEQNGLDKDILDMKEEHPLSQGLPENSIAIESSCTDTTIKEVSHLMNVTMPSLMEHDGFVLEPVDDTAMTQRKKNKRKRKLLVDVGKELSCNTIYNQLNNCTDILTTLDLAPPTKKTMMWKKSGGVDKILFHATQPVVHADLQMLFAKCFKSHRFNMRRKGIQRESEMEETRKEQDTTEMLIVEEPSYLQESAHSETERKTRNDLFMLTSQNNRKETHDNCGEMIQDRLTFSESSSLVSNCPGQEAETQPAELANELTRNRKDSEELRWSKRTRQLLRTLQHLKRSGMCSFSFRELCWKNNRKEVAAQFYIFLVLKKQSVIALHQSAPFADITATTGPMFDTCXNHAIFG